A DNA window from Alligator mississippiensis isolate rAllMis1 chromosome 11, rAllMis1, whole genome shotgun sequence contains the following coding sequences:
- the LOC132244028 gene encoding olfactory receptor 2D2-like: MEKDEESHWENTTSVSEFILLGFSSHPKTQLLLFVLFLAIYLATLFGNSLLIALVKTDSRLHTPMYFFLANLSFLDISYTTTTVPQMLVHLLSTKRSISYVACVAQMYIFLSLGISECMLYAVMAYDRYVAICHPLRYTVIMNRSVCIKMAIGFWVCGFFFATLIASFTMRLPYCNLNEINHFFCEVPAILKLACADTHLTELVIFVTSVIMLLIPVSLILISYVFILEAILKISSGVGRFKTFSTCSSHITVVTLFYGAGIFTYMRPASSYSPERDKKFSLLYNVVSAVLNPLIYSLRNKEVKAAVLKMMGKTDH; the protein is encoded by the coding sequence ATGGAGAAAGATGAGGAGTCTCACTGGGAAAACACCACCTCAGTGTCAGAGTTCATCCTGCTGGGGTTCTCCAGCCACCCCAAgacgcagctgctgctgtttgtgctctTCCTAGCTATCTACCTGGCGACCCTCTTTGGGAACAGCCTCCTCATTGCCCTTGTCAAGACTGACTCCCGTcttcacacacccatgtacttcttcctggccaacctttcctttttagacatcagctacaccaccaccactgtaccCCAGATGCTGGTCCACCTCCTCTCCACAAAGAGAAGCATTTCCTATGTTGCCTGTGTTGCCCAGATGTACATCTTCCTTTCTCTGGGGATAAGTGAGTGCATGCTGTATGCTGTAATGGCCTATGATAGGTACGTGGCCATTTGTCATCCCCTGCGCTACACAGTCATCATGAACAGATCAGTCTGCATCAAGATGGCCATCGGCTTCTGGGTATGTGGCTTCTTCTTTGCCACGTTGATTGCAAGCTTCACCATGAGGCTGCCCTACTGCAACTTAAATGAAATCAATCACTTCTTTTGTGAAGTGCCAGCCATCTTGAAGCTGGCCTGTGCAGACACACACCTCACTGAGCTGGTCATCTTTGTGACATCAGTTATAATGCTCCTGATCCCAGTGTCTTTGATTCTAATCTCCTATGTATTCATCCTGGAAGCCATCCTGAAGATCAGCTCAGGTGTGGGAAGGTTTAAAACCTTCTCCACCTGCAGCTCACACATCACCGTCGTGACTCTCTTCTATGGAGCAGGTATATTCACGTACATGCGCCCAGCCTCCAGCTACTCACCCGAGCGGGACAAAAAGTTTTCCCTCTTGTACAATGTGGTGTCTGCCGTCCTGAATCCTcttatctacagcctgaggaacaaggaagTCAAAGCAGCCGTACTCAAAATGATGGGCAAGACGGACCACTGA